One window of the Bombyx mori chromosome 20, ASM3026992v2 genome contains the following:
- the LOC101737326 gene encoding microvitellogenin isoform X2 has translation MGLKKIAVILMCALAVNANSIVNDTGSSTVAATISSTDSTSTEATVSIENINSTLAMSDIEAKNIEDALYNEIVSRDFYQAVHRTAIMYGAGWDSMITNVVNRLIDNGQSQLIDYAYKLTASRGTFIVRALFPSAVRLHEDLFFVKIISYKYDFALKFGLGADFAGDKTAYGDSDTSTRFRVTWKFIPYWIEDRLYFKIRPIDIAYFLKLGNSRDKDGDHGAYGSTNHDTDRHLWYLKPVRHNGKLLFYIINKEYDELLKLGQSTDVDGDRTAYGHSEKDFNPDKFAWYIKLV, from the coding sequence ATggggttaaaaaaaattgctgtgaTTTTAATGTGTGCGTTGGCTGTCAATGCCAACAGCATTGTCAATGATACCGGTAGCAGTACTGTAGCAGCTACCATCAGTAGCACCGACTCAACAAGCACTGAAGCAACTGTGAGTATCGAGAATATCAACTCAACTTTGGCAATGAGCGACATTGAGGCTAAGAACATAGAAGATGCGCTCTACAACGAAATCGTCTCAAGAGATTTCTACCAGGCGGTACATCGAACCGCGATAATGTATGGAGCAGGATGGGACTCCATGATTACGAATGTCGTTAACCGGCTCATCGATAACGGCCAGTCCCAACTAATTGATTACGCATACAAACTCACAGCTTCCAGGGGTACATTCATTGTCCGAGCACTCTTCCCTTCTGCGGTCCGACTGCACGAAGATCTGTTCTTCGTTAAAATAATCAGTTATAAGTACGACTTTGCTCTCAAGTTCGGTCTCGGCGCAGACTTCGCCGGTGACAAAACAGCCTATGGTGATTCTGACACCAGTACCAGGTTTAGAGTTACGTGGAAGTTTATCCCTTACTGGATAGAAGATAGGTTATATTTCAAGATTCGTCCAATAGATATTGCGTACTTCTTGAAACTTGGCAATTCGAGAGACAAAGACGGTGACCACGGAGCTTATGGATCTACTAACCACGATACAGACAGGCACTTGTGGTACCTCAAACCAGTGAGACATAATGGCAAGCTCCTGTTCTACATCATCAACAAGGAGTACGACGAACTCCTGAAACTCGGCCAATCAACGGACGTCGATGGTGATCGTACAGCTTATGGGCACTCCGAGAAGGACTTTAACCCAGATAAATTCGCTTGGTACATTAAACTGGTATAa
- the LOC119630074 gene encoding microvitellogenin isoform X2, with protein MGLKKIAVILMCALAVNANVIVDDNGSSTVAASISSTDSPSTEATVSIENINSTLALSDTAAKNIEDALYNEVVTRDFGKAVYRTAILYGAGRDYMITNVVNRLIDNGQSQLIDFAYKLTASSGKFIVRELFPSAVRLYEDMVFVKIVSYKYDFALKYGRGVDFAEDKTAYGDPDTSTRFRVTWNFVPYWIEDRVYFKIRPIDIAYFLKLGNTRDRDGDRGAFGSTNHDTDRHLWYLKPVRHNGKLLFYIINKEYDELLKLGQSTDVDGDRTAYGHSEKDFNPDKFAWYIKPV; from the coding sequence ATggggttaaaaaaaattgctgtgaTTTTAATGTGTGCGTTGGCTGTCAATGCCAACGTCATTGTCGATGATAACGGTAGCAGTACAGTAGCAGCTTCCATCAGTAGCACCGACTCACCAAGCACTGAAGCAACTGTGAGTATCGAGAATATCAACTCAACTTTGGCACTGAGCGACACTGCGGCTAAGAACATCGAAGATGCGCTCTACAACGAAGTCGTCACAAGAGATTTTGGCAAGGCCGTATATCGAACCGCGATATTGTATGGAGCAGGACGGGACTACATGATTACGAATGTCGTTAACCGGCTCATCGATAACGGCCAGTCCCAACTAATTGATTTCGCATACAAACTCACAGCTTCCAGTGGTAAATTCATTGTTCGAGAACTCTTCCCTTCTGCGGTCCGCTTGTACGAAGATATGGTCTTTGTTAAAATAGTCAGTTATAAGTACGACTTTGCTCTTAAGTACGGTCGCGGCGTAGATTTTGCCGAGGACAAAACAGCCTATGGTGATCCTGACACCAGTACCAGGTTTAGAGTTACGTGGAATTTTGTCCCTTACTGGATAGAAGATAGGGTATACTTCAAGATTCGTCCAATAGATATTGCGTACTTCTTGAAACTTGGCAATACGAGAGACAGAGACGGTGACCGCGGAGCTTTTGGATCTACTAACCACGACACAGACAGGCACTTGTGGTACCTCAAACCAGTGAGACATAATGGCAAGCTCCTGTTCTACATCATCAACAAGGAGTACGACGAACTCCTGAAACTCGGCCAGTCAACGGACGTCGATGGTGATCGTACAGCTTATGGGCACTCCGAGAAGGACTTTAACCCAGATAAATTCGCTTGGTACATTAAGCCTGTGTaa
- the LOC110386138 gene encoding microvitellogenin: MAFKHLTVLLMCMLAAAANAVPGADESTTTPSVDSSTNELPESLTTPSAVNSTVEVSEPQLTSTDQMVHNLYDAIVYENYDEAVSQALNCMRYDRPDVIKLTVDRLIRQQRTYIAPFAYKLGAAGGEDIIRSEFPPAYRMVLNDTFIKFINYQDRVSIELGPTPDFANDKRLYGNNDHPHSQNYHWKLEPVVDGKKIYFKIRHRLENRYMKLGNDADRDGDYQAYASANSDTNRHLWSFQPVMYNGELLFFVINRAHFQALKFGRRVYDGSRNLYSQGGNFAAHPELNGWTIEAFGDSSKFVIIRD; this comes from the coding sequence ATGGCGTTCAAGCATTTAACAGTGTTATTGATGTGCATGCTTGCCGCTGCAGCCAATGCCGTCCCTGGCGCAGATGAAAGCACAACGACCCCAAGCGTTGACAGCTCTACCAATGAACTCCCTGAATCCCTGACGACCCCAAGCGCTGTCAACTCTACCGTTGAAGTGTCTGAGCCCCAGCTTACTTCGACCGATCAAATGGTCCATAACCTCTACGATGCCATTGTTTACGAAAACTACGACGAAGCGGTTTCCCAAGCCTTAAACTGTATGCGTTATGATCGACCCGATGTCATTAAATTAACTGTCGACAGGTTAATTCGACAACAGAGAACATATATTGCCCCTTTCGCATACAAACTGGGGGCTGCTGGGGGCGAAGATATTATAAGGTCCGAGTTCCCCCCGGCGTACAGAATGGTGCTAAACGATACTTTTATAAAATTCATCAACTACCAAGATCGTGTCTCCATAGAGTTAGGTCCAACTCCAGACTTTGCCAATGACAAGAGGCTCTACGGCAACAACGATCATCCGCATAGCCAGAATTACCATTGGAAGCTCGAACCCGTGGTGGATGGTAAAAAGATTTATTTCAAGATACGTCATCGTCTAGAAAATAGGTACATGAAGCTGGGCAACGACGCGGACCGCGACGGCGACTATCAAGCGTATGCTTCCGCAAACTCAGACACGAACAGGCACCTGTGGTCGTTCCAGCCTGTGATGTACAACGGGGAGCTCTTGTTCTTCGTTATCAATCGTGCGCATTTCCAAGCGCTGAAGTTCGGCCGACGCGTATATGATGGTAGTCGCAACCTTTACAGTCAAGGTGGAAACTTTGCAGCCCACCCTGAACTTAACGGCTGGACCATCGAAGCTTTCGGAGACAGTTCCAAATTTGTAATTATCAGGGACTAG
- the LOC119630081 gene encoding microvitellogenin, with product MELKEVVLLMCVLAVSANSILNKEATDNIAAVETVNSTSIISTVDSVSTEPTVTLDNTTSNQSPSMSVVSKQLENKLYNFIVARKFDEAVENTISLYGAGGCNIIERVIERLFDEGQSIVFDYSYKVSISRAAYIVSRCFPAVIRIHESLVFAKLINKRDGYALTYSNRVESDGDRRALGDHNTKTRMGIEWSLVAHSSGDRLHYKMRPLRMAMFLKLGNSTDEDGDHTAYISHDDSTNRHLWTIQPVRHNGELLFYIINREFDKLLKFGQSTEHDGYRIAYGHSTKDFNPDKFSWYIKVM from the coding sequence ATGGAGCTCAAAGAAGTTGTGCTATTAATGTGTGTACTGGCTGTCAGTGCCAATAGCATTCTTAATAAGGAAGCCACTGACAACATTGCAGCCGTTGAGACAGTGAATTCGACCAGCATCATCAGCACCGTAGACTCAGTAAGCACTGAACCAACCGTGACCCTCGACAACACCACCAGCAATCAGTCACCTTCCATGAGCGTCGTCAGTAAGCAGCTCGAAAATAAACTCTACAATTTTATCGTGGCAAGGAAATTTGATGAAGCTGTCGAGAACACCATTTCCTTATATGGCGCAGGCGGGTGCAATATCATCGAACGGGTCATTGAACGGTTGTTCGACGAGGGTCAATCTATAGTATTTGATTACTCCTATAAAGTCTCAATCTCCAGGGCCGCGTACATCGTAAGTAGGTGTTTTCCTGCGGTAATTCGAATCCACGAAAGTTTGGTTTTCGCAAAATTGATTAACAAGAGGGACGGGTACGCTCTTACGTACAGTAACCGGGTAGAATCCGATGGTGACAGAAGAGCTTTAGGCGATCACAACACCAAAACCAGGATGGGTATTGAGTGGTCGTTAGTCGCACATTCGTCAGGAGACAGGCTTCATTACAAGATGCGTCCTCTAAGAATGGCAATGTTCTTAAAATTAGGAAACAGTACAGACGAAGACGGCGACCATACCGCTTATATATCTCACGACGACAGCACGAACAGGCACTTGTGGACCATACAACCGGTGAGGCACAATGGCGAGCTCCTGTTCTACATCATCAACCGGGAGTTCGACAAGCTTCTTAAATTCGGTCAATCAACCGAACACGACGGATACCGCATTGCTTATGGCCACTCGACGAAGGACTTCAACCCGGATAAGTTCTCGTGGTACATTAAAGTTATGTAA
- the LOC101737326 gene encoding microvitellogenin isoform X1, giving the protein MELKGVVLLMCVLAVSANSIVKEATDNIAAVETVDSTSVVSTVDSVSTEATVTLDNTTSNQSPSMSYVSKQRENKLYNFIVARKFDEAVENTISLYGAGGCNIIEQVIERLFDEGQSIVFDYSYKLSIAGARYVARSCFPAAIRIHESLVFAKVINKRDGYALTYSRRVDSDGDRRILGDRNTQNRMDITWWFVPYWLGDRLYFEMRPLRMAMFLKLGNTRDEDDDHTAYISDDHATNRHFWTIQPVKHNGELLFYIINREYDELLKFGQSTKYDGYRIGYGHSTRDFNPNKFSWYIDVI; this is encoded by the coding sequence ATGGAGCTCAAAGGAGTTGTGCTACTGATGTGTGTGCTGGCTGTCAGTGCCAATAGCATTGTCAAGGAAGCCACCGACAACATTGCAGCCGTTGAGACAGTGGATTCGACCAGCGTCGTCAGCACCGTAGACTCTGTAAGCACTGAAGCAACCGTGACCCTCGATAACACCACCAGCAATCAGTCACCTTCCATGAGCTACGTCAGTAAGCAACGCGAAAATAAACTCTACAATTTTATCGTGGCAAGGAAATTTGATGAAGCTGTCGAGAACACAATTTCCTTGTATGGCGCAGGCGGGTGCAATATCATCGAACAGGTCATTGAACGGTTGTTCGACGAGGGTCAATCTATAGTATTTGATTACTCCTACAAACTCTCAATCGCCGGGGCCCGGTACGTCGCACGCAGTTGCTTCCCTGCGGCAATCAGAATCCACGAAAGTTTGGTATTCGCAAAAGTGATTAACAAGAGGGACGGGTACGCTCTTACGTACAGTAGACGGGTGGACTCCGATGGTGACCGAAGAATTTTAGGCGATCGTAACACTCAAAACAGAATGGATATTACATGGTGGTTCGTCCCTTATTGGCTGGGAGACAGGCTTTATTTCGAGATGCGTCCTCTTAGAATGGCTATGTTCTTAAAATTAGGAAACACTAGAGACGAAGACGACGACCATACCGCTTATATATCTGACGACCACGCCACGAACAGGCACTTCTGGACCATACAGCCGGTGAAGCACAATGGCGAGCTCCTGTTCTACATCATCAACCGGGAGTACGATGAGCTTCTTAAATTCGGTCAATCAACCAAATACGACGGATACCGCATTGGTTATGGCCACTCGACGAGGGACTTCAACCCGAATAAGTTCTCTTGGTACATTGATGTAATATGA
- the LOC119630074 gene encoding microvitellogenin isoform X1: MELKGVVLLMCVLVASANSIVKEATDNIAAVETVNSTSVVSTVGSVSTEATVTLDNATSNQSPSMSVVSKQRENKLYNFIVARKFDEAVENTISLYGAGGCNIIEQVIERLFDEGQSIVFDYSYKLSIAGARYVARSCFPAAIRIHESLVFAKVINKRDGYALTYSRRVDSDGDRRILGDRNTQNRMDITWWFVPYWLGDRLYFQMRPLRMAMFLKLGNTRDEDDDHTGYISDDHATNRHFWTIQPVKHNGELLFYIINREYDELLKFGQSTKYDGYRIGYGHSTRDFNPNKFSWYIDVI, translated from the coding sequence ATGGAGCTCAAAGGAGTTGTGCTACTAATGTGTGTGCTGGTTGCCAGTGCCAATAGCATTGTCAAGGAAGCCACCGACAACATTGCAGCCGTTGAGACAGTGAATTCGACCAGCGTCGTCAGCACCGTTGGCTCTGTAAGCACTGAAGCAACCGTGACCCTCGACAACGCCACCAGCAATCAGTCACCTTCCATGAGCGTCGTCAGTAAGCAACGCGAAAATAAACTCTACAATTTTATCGTGGCAAGGAAATTTGATGAAGCTGTCGAGAACACAATTTCCTTGTATGGCGCAGGCGGGTGCAATATCATCGAACAGGTCATTGAACGGTTGTTCGACGAGGGTCAATCTATAGTATTTGATTACTCCTACAAACTCTCAATCGCCGGGGCCCGGTACGTCGCACGCAGTTGCTTCCCTGCGGCAATCAGAATCCACGAAAGTTTGGTATTCGCGAAAGTGATTAACAAGAGGGACGGGTACGCTCTTACGTACAGTAGACGGGTGGACTCCGATGGTGACCGAAGAATTTTAGGCGATCGTAACACTCAAAACAGAATGGATATTACATGGTGGTTCGTCCCTTATTGGCTGGGAGACAGGCTTTATTTCCAGATGCGCCCTCTTAGAATGGCTATGTTCTTAAAATTAGGAAACACTAGAGACGAAGACGACGACCATACCGGTTATATATCTGACGACCACGCCACGAACAGGCACTTCTGGACCATACAGCCGGTGAAGCACAATGGCGAGCTCCTGTTCTACATCATCAACCGGGAGTACGATGAGCTTCTTAAATTCGGTCAATCAACCAAATACGACGGATACCGCATTGGTTATGGCCACTCGACGAGGGACTTCAACCCGAATAAGTTCTCTTGGTACATTGATGTAATATGA